The DNA region ttcaattcttttgggtatatacctaggagcagaattgctgggtcatgtggtaactctattttaaccttttgaagaactgccagactgttttccagagcGGCTACACCAGCAATGTGgggggttccagtttctctacatgaTACTTGTTATTGtccttttcattttagccatccTGGTGGGTAGGAAATGGTAccttgtagtttggatttgcattttccttttggCTAACAATGTTCAggttcttttcatgtgcttattgggcatttgtttatctttggagaaatgtatgttCAGatccttttgcccatttaaaaaaattgggttaTCTTTTTTGTTAATGAATtagaagagttctttatatattctaaatggTACAGGTCCCTGAAAAGATacattatttgtaaaaattttccTCCACTGTGTGGGTTGTCTTCCCACTTTCTTGACGGTATCCTTAGAagcacaagttttaaattttgatgaaatcagttgtatcttttttcacttttgttgCTTGGACTCAGTTCCTCTGGCCCTGCCACTAATgtgttaaatttaatatttaaacttaCTGACTCCAGGCTCCCTCTCCCCTGGCAGGATTGTTTGGGGCCCTCCATCCCCACATCGTTCTGAACTTAACACTGATGGGCTCTAGGAGGGAGCTATACTAGGAGACTTGCtttcactgtatatattttttatactgtttttttttctagttcatattatatcagtttaaaaatatgaGTCTCACTTTAAAATGCTACTAATTTTTAGCCTTTTATGCTGCTGAATAGAGTGGAGGAAGTGTCTTACTAAAGGACACAGAATACAGACTCAGGGGCGGGAGGATGGCCTGCTTCCCCTGCTTCTCCCCCAGTACCCGGCAGCAGGTGCTCAGTGGACCTTGTGAAGGAAATGACCAACACTACCTCCTTCCTTCTCGCCCCATCCACTCTCCGCCCAAAACAGCGCTGCTGCTGTGGGGAGAAGCCCTTGGTTCTGATTCCTTCCCACAGGGCATGTGGACATGAGGGGGCTGCTCTGGGCCTGGTGGGGAGTGGACAGAGGACTGGCTGTGGCCCTGAGGAGACAGCAgctgtggggaagggaagggggggcTGAGGAGTGGGTAGGGACACAGGACGGCGCTGAGCTGGGCAGCGGGGGAGACACCAGACATACAGTGCCGAGGGAGTGTGGCTGCGTGGGGCCAGGTGCCCAGGGCAGCCGCTGCTGAGGGCGCTACCTGTTCTCCCCCTGAAACAGCTCCCCAGAACCCTGTGTGTCTGCCCAGGCCGGCAGTAGAAGGAGCCTCACCTGCCTGTCTCCTCTGAGTACCTGGGATTGGAGGTAAAAACTCTCCCAGACCCCCTCCCACAAGCAGGCCACAGTGCCCTGGCGTGGAGGCCAGCCTGGTGCTCCCTAAgttggaggggaggagaggaccaGTGACCAGACTGCCCTGTGAGAAGTCCTAGATTAGGTTCCCAAGCTGCTGGGTTCTGTCCCCTTCCCAGGGCCACCCCACTGTCTGGCTTTCACAAAGGAAGTGTGGGTGACCCCTGAAGCTGGTAGTTTCTGGAGGTTGGAGGATGGTGGCTCTGGGCTGGGTTACCTACGCAATGGTGGGGCATCTCCAGGGCCTACAGGGAGCCCAGTCTGCTCTCTCGAAGGAATTGGTCCCAGCCCATCACAAGTGTGGAGATTTATGGGGAGGGGAGTGAAAGGTGATCTGAGCCCCGGGGCAGGGGATACCTGCAGGAGCCACAGGAGGTCCTGTGTGCTTGGGCTCAGCAGGGGCGGCTCTGAGGATGACCACACACCTTGTGCTGCAGCCCCTCATCACAGACCAGTGCCTGACTGGCAGTGGGGGGCTGAGGGGGGCGGGATGGGAGCATACTTTGCATCTCAGTTTGTCCTCCAGGGTCCAGGAGAAGCAGCAAAGATGTCGAATGAGCCGCCCCCTCCTTACCCTGGGGGCCCCACAGCCCCCCTTCTGGAGGAGAAAAGTGGAGCTCCACCCACCCCAGGTAGGTTCAGCGCTTGATTGCTGTCTCCTGCCCTTTCCAGCTGCTAGGAGCTGGTGCCTGGAGCAGCCATCCGCTGATGGCTGGAGCCGTCTGAGcttcctctccctgtctctctgtgtcaCTCTCTGTCCAGGCCGCACCTCCCCAGCTGTGATGCAGCCCCCACCGGGCATGTCACTGCCCCCTGCAGACATTGGCCCCCCACCCTATGAGCCGCCGGGTCACCCAATGCCCCAGCCTAGCTTCATCCCCCCACATGTGAATGCAGACAGCACCTACATGCCTCCAGGTAAGCTGGAAAGGAATCCGCTTAGCCCAGCACTCAGCATGTCACCTGGGTTGCCAGCCAGCCTTTGCTGCGGGCGGGTAGTCTGTCTGTGTGGGTGTTTAAGGGTGGGGGGCTGATCGTGGGTCTGGACGTGGACATGGGAAGGTGCCCTAGAACATGGTGCAGGTTCTGTGGGCCAGAGGTGTCCCGGGCCCTGCCAGGGGAGGGCTGGCTCTGGGAGGTGCTGCCAGGAACCTGAGTCCATGGTGGAGGCCTGGGATCCTGCTCACCCAGCAGCTCTTCAGAGAGACTACACAGGCTGGAGAATCGGGCCCTGGTCAGGTGGGCTGGCCCCTGGCACCACAGTGCAAGACCTGAtgctggtggggaggagaggctgATGAGAGACAAGGTTTTCCCTCCTGTGGTCAAGGTCCTTGAGCACAGCTCAGTCCCCTGTGTGTCAGAGGCAAGGGAGCCAACGCATCAAGCTAAGATTGAGGAGAGGTTAGACCTTGTTCCCAGCTCTCTGCCCTATCTGGCTGGGCCAAGTAGCTTCTCTGTCTTGGTCCCCATGGGACAGGGAGCAGGAAAGGTTGGGAGAATGTCGATGGTTACTTTGGCCCAGGGCCTGGTCCCCAAGGCTTCACCCTATGTCCTTGGGTGCTGGGGGCCTCAGGGCTTTGTGCTCACCTCTCACATGGGGCAGGTGGCAAGGCAGTGATCTGTCTTTGCTCCATCTTCTGTGTCATTCCAGGTTTCTACCCTCCTTCAGGCCCCCATCCACCCATGGGCTACTACCCACCAGGGCCCTACCCGCCAGGGCCTTACCCTGGCCCTGGGGGCCATACGGCCACGGTCCTGGTCCCTTCAGGGGCTGCTACCACAGTGACAGTGCTGCAGGGAGAGATCTTTGAGGGTGCGCCCGTGCAGACGGTGTGTCCCCACTGCCAGCAGGCCATCACCACCAAGATCTCCTACGAGATTGGCCTGATGAACTTCGTGCTGGGCTTCTTCTGCTGCTTCATGGGGTAGGTGGTATAGCGCTTGCTGGGTGGGGAGGCTGAGCCCACCCACCACCACGCTGGAGTAGGCCCCGGCCCTCGGCGCCTTTTCTTCAGGCCTCCCTGTCTCTCCCCATCTCCGATTCAGGTGTGACCTGGGCTGCTGCTTGATCCCCTGCCTCATCAACGACTTCAAGGATGTGACGCACACGTGCCCCAGCTGCAAAGCCTACATCTACACGTACAAGCGCCTCTGCTAACGGAGCCGGGACTGGACTCCCACTGTCAGTCTGGCCCCCTGTGCTTTGCTCCCCGCGCTCAGTGGCTCGCTTCCCTGCTCCCACTTGGGGGTGGAAGCTGTTCCACCAGTCCGTCCCCTGGAAGTCTTGTCCTCTTCACCTTGCCCTTCCCTGAGCATCTGACTCTTTTGGCAAAAATTCTGTTGGATTTTAGGCCAAGGGTCAGCAAGTGGCAGGGGGATGGCACTGAGCTTGTGTGCTGCTGGTTTGCTTGGTGTTTGTGATCAGAAAGATAAGCAGGGAATGATCTCACATGGTCTCCCTGCTGGGGTCTCTTCATGCATTTCTGAACCAGGTACAGGTTCGGTCCTGGGTCTTCCTGGGACCAAAAGCAGCCAGAGCAGTGGCTGGTTCCCTAGACCTGGGGCCTGCACTGGGGCCTAGCCTGTAGCCACAGTCATTTCTGATCTGCTGGGCTGAGAGTGGGGGATGGACCCAGGCAGGCCTGAGTTTGTTTTTGGAGTGCTAGAGGCAGGTATGATGGTCAGAAGGAATGACTCTGGCCCTCAGAACTCAGGAACTCTTAACAGTGCCCAGATGCCACCTGGGATAATGTGGACATTGGCACACCTACAGGCCATGGGGTAAGAGATTGGGCACTAGCTTGCCAAGAAGGGACTCTCCTCCGGCCCCTGCCCAGCTCCCTTTCCAGCCACACCTCTGTGAACCCTGGTCTTTGCTAGGGCCAGAAGGAATGCCCAGGAGCCTAGCCCATCAGTGTATACCACGTCCTTGCTGCATGTGGGCACAACCTCTGTGGGGTGTGTCCCAGCTGGGACTAGAGGTGACAGAGAGGAGGGGCCTCCTTGCAGGCACACTCAGATCTGCAGTGCACTCTCCACGGATCCTCTTCCCAGTAAGTGCTGCGCCCTTTGCCCTGGCTGGCTTGCTGTCACCTGTCACTGTGCTCGCTCCAACAGCGGGCACTGCAGCAGGAGCAGCTGCAGCACTGGACGGGGGACAGGCTGGGGACGAGAAAGGAGCAGCCACAAGTGGCACAAGTGCCCTGGTGGacaccagccctgccctgggcctgagCCCACACTGTCTATTTCCTGAATGGTTTGTCTGTGAACTTGCTCACGTGGACCACTGTATCCTGCTGCCGCCCCTCTCCTGGTCTCGCACTGCCACTGCATGGCCTCCTGTCACTGTGAATTGTGGCTGGTCTCAGTTTATAGTTTCTCATTAAATCGGCCCTTTCACTCCCCTGCCCGAGGCCTCTGCTCTCTTGCCTGGCTTCCTTTTGCGAGGGAAAGAGGGTGGGGGGTTGAGTCCTCAGGGTGTCGGTGCACCGACTATCCAGGAACAACACTGCTATCTCAGTCCCTAATTAAACCCGCCAGAGCCCAGTGTGGATGAGCCCTAGGATTCCAGCTGTGACTGCACCAGGAAGTTGGCTTCATGACTGTCAGGCCGCCTTACTGATAACATGTAACCCGCCTCCACACCATGCATCCACCCACAgggtctgcaagctggagacccccAGCTAGAGCTCAGGGTCATCCCACCCTGCAGGGAGGTACCCTCACTCCCTTAAGCAAGACAGAGCCACTGGGGCTGAGGCTACTGGGGGTGGGCAGGCAGCTGGGCCCGCAGGTTCTGGctggctctgcccctgcccctcatCTGACTTGTGAAGGCAAGTGGGCTCAGTCAGTTATTGAAAAAAGTGTCCCCACCGTTGAACCCTTTTCTGAGTAAAACTTTCACAGATCCTCAATATATAAAACCGCTAATAAATTCCTATTAAAATAAGTACTTCATTTCTATTGCTCTTTTAtcttagttattaaaaaaaaacctcaaaaagtAGGAAAACTCCAGAGCACTCTAAGAATTAGAAAACCACGGGACCACATGGACTTTAAGGGTCTTTGTGAGATGGTCACAGTGACTCTGCCCTGGAGAGGTGCGCTGCTGGAACGGGACCAGCAGTATTGGGAGCACATGAGGGGCTGCCAGGGGCCATCGAGAAGGATGACATCACACCAGGAAGGAGCGAGGCAGCTGTCAGAGTCCATTTTATTGAGTGCAGTAGCATTTCCACAGGTCAGAGAAGACAGGCCATGGGCAAACAGACCCCACTTAGGTTTCTGCTTGAGAGGCATGAGGACTGGCTACCCCGGACAGAGCTCCCAGGGCCTCTGAGGCAGGGTGCAAGCCTGGCTTCTGCCCCCttcctggcccctgcccccaggagagGTCCTGCAGAAGAGCAGCCACATCTAGGGAGCCCCCCGACCCCAGGGGTATGGGAGCCTGAACTTGCTAGCTACTCCACTCCCAACAGGGGAAAGATACCCACCTAAATGCCAAAATGACGAGGAAGAGCAGAGGGAAAGAGCCTTGGGGTCAGAGGTGTGGGTGCACCAGCAGCAGAGCTGGTTCCAGAGGCCCAGGCTGGCCCGCTGAGCTGCACTGGCTGCTCCTGCTGCCGTggcctgggggctgcagggagggtgGACCTGCACCCAGGTCAGCATTTGGCCCACAGATGGGATGCTGACAAGCAAAGGCTTTAGCATCTGGCTTTTATTGGTTGCTTGTTTTCTCAAgcccagcattaaaaaaaagtcacctgaGGTGGTAGTTTGGTCGTGGGTGGAGGTAAGGGCAGGCCAGTGGTCAGGAGGAGGGCGCCAGCATGGGTGGTGGGTCCTTCACATGTAGTACCAGGCCAAGAGGCCGGCAGCCAGGGCCACGCTGGCGGCCAGGATGAACTGGAGGCTGGGCTTGCTCAGTACAGCTAGGACTGTTCGGAAGGGGCAGCTGCTGCCCTCCAGGGCACCTGCACGGCAGCACCAACAAGGGACATGGCATCAGCGGGGGACACGGACACAACCACCCTGGGGGGAGCTCAGGACACACGAGACCTACCTTTGTCTTGTTTAGCAGCGTAGTAGGGGCATTTCCGCACATCTCCTTTCCCATCGTGCACAGGGAGCCCATCCTCCAGGGTCTCTTTGGCCAGCAAGGAGCCAGCCTGGTCCAGTTCACTGAATATCTGCAGGTGCAGAGGATCGACAGCCATCACTGGACTGTGTATCCtctgttttcaaagaaaaatctcTCTCCCCCGGACACGGAGCTGGAGCAGGCGAGGCTTGCTCAGGAGTGCAGAGCAGCAGCCCCAGTCCGTGCCCCACCGCCGAGCTCTGGGAGGTGTGGCCGCGCCTGTGCTGCCCAGACTGACAGCCCACAACTGAAACTACCAGGGGACAGATAGGAGAAAGCAAAAGCGCTGCCCCAAGACACTGTGTGAGCACTGGTACTTCCCTACTTCCAGCCACTGGGTATTTTTAGcaagaaacaacagaaaaggagGAACATGGGAGAATGAGGCCCTGACAGGGCTGATCTAGCCTAAGTGGCCCTCAGAGGCCTGCTGAGATCAGACTAGAGGGCTGCCAGGCCTGTGGTCAGGCTGGCGCTTCACCACCTCCCGTGGCAACTTTCTGGTGCTGAGGGCTGGGCCTGGGCTCTGGACACAGAATCAGCCTCCCCAGACTTGGGCCCATCTAACAGCTACTTGTAAACTGAGTCATTCTCACTCTCCTTGGTTCTCTCCCTGAACTTATCAAGTAGGGCTTCTCATAGCAATCCTCGCTAAAAAGAGGGAAACCCATTCCTTAAGACCAGAATCctggggtgagagggagggagatggctCTCTCCTTCCCAACCCCTCAATGTGCTGGGGACTCGCCTTCCCAAAACACAACACACAGGCTATCAAACAAGGCAGAGCTATGACTGGGTTAGTGCTCTCTGGCCTGTTTGGTCCCTTGACTTTCTCTCGGGCAGGCTGTAGCTCCTGTCCTAGTGCACTGATGCCCATTTGGGCAGCCCCTCTGTCCTAGTGCACTGATGTCCATTCA from Tursiops truncatus isolate mTurTru1 chromosome 15, mTurTru1.mat.Y, whole genome shotgun sequence includes:
- the CDIP1 gene encoding cell death-inducing p53-target protein 1; this encodes MSNEPPPPYPGGPTAPLLEEKSGAPPTPGRTSPAVMQPPPGMSLPPADIGPPPYEPPGHPMPQPSFIPPHVNADSTYMPPGFYPPSGPHPPMGYYPPGPYPPGPYPGPGGHTATVLVPSGAATTVTVLQGEIFEGAPVQTVCPHCQQAITTKISYEIGLMNFVLGFFCCFMGCDLGCCLIPCLINDFKDVTHTCPSCKAYIYTYKRLC